The following are encoded together in the Gemmatimonadaceae bacterium genome:
- the paaJ gene encoding phenylacetate-CoA oxygenase subunit PaaJ translates to MAMAAPLSRDAVYAILDEVKDPEVPVISVVELGIVRDAVVDGDVVRVTVTPTYSGCPAMREIEDDIRSALVAHGVREVIVDTVFAPAWTTDWIGPGAREKLRAYGIAPPGRAEPQGLITLTRARVPVVCPFCGSADTRLQSEFGSTACKAIHVCKSCKQPFDEFKAF, encoded by the coding sequence GATGGCCGCGCCGCTCTCCCGAGACGCGGTGTACGCGATCCTCGATGAGGTGAAGGACCCCGAGGTGCCGGTGATCAGCGTCGTGGAACTGGGTATTGTGCGCGACGCGGTGGTGGACGGGGACGTGGTGCGCGTGACGGTGACGCCCACCTACTCCGGCTGTCCGGCGATGCGCGAAATCGAGGACGACATCCGGAGCGCGCTGGTCGCTCACGGTGTGCGCGAGGTGATTGTCGATACGGTGTTCGCACCCGCGTGGACGACCGACTGGATTGGCCCCGGGGCGCGCGAGAAACTCCGCGCGTACGGCATTGCCCCGCCCGGACGCGCGGAACCCCAGGGATTGATCACGCTGACGCGCGCCCGCGTGCCGGTGGTGTGCCCGTTTTGCGGTAGTGCCGACACGCGCTTGCAGAGCGAGTTCGGCAGCACGGCGTGCAAGGCCATTCACGTGTGCAAGAGCTGCAAGCAGCCGTTCGACGAGTTCAAGGCGTTCTGA
- a CDS encoding Ig-like domain-containing protein, translating to MKKQLVGLTLLAAALTVSAAQAQGPISKVEVGAFGHYTKLDDKLKMDNPIGIGGMLGISVYRWLGVEANAQYGPTKANRTPNEDIKYSPYRGLVTLTIPVASKAALVLGGGYVNSVYKGRSTANEYEDGVSALVGLKVCGSGRWGARVDGIGDFNPSPNEQELTGTSKNLGVRAGVTYALRGACAAESEKFDWSLAIAPATATVARGASRQFALSAADMKQRPIETRKVNNLVCTSSDASVATVDNTGNVKAVKAGTATITCKGLVKKLERSTSASVTVPPPAWTFCIDAAGADEERR from the coding sequence ATGAAGAAACAACTCGTCGGACTAACACTGCTCGCCGCCGCGCTTACGGTGTCGGCAGCGCAGGCTCAAGGTCCCATCTCGAAAGTCGAGGTTGGTGCCTTCGGCCATTATACGAAGCTGGACGACAAGCTCAAGATGGATAACCCCATCGGCATCGGTGGCATGCTCGGCATCAGCGTGTATCGGTGGCTGGGTGTGGAAGCCAATGCGCAGTACGGCCCCACCAAGGCCAATCGCACGCCCAACGAAGACATCAAGTACAGCCCGTATCGTGGACTCGTCACCCTGACCATTCCGGTTGCCTCCAAGGCCGCGCTGGTGCTCGGTGGTGGTTACGTGAACTCCGTCTACAAGGGACGTAGCACGGCCAACGAGTACGAGGATGGTGTCTCGGCGCTCGTGGGCCTCAAGGTGTGCGGCAGCGGACGCTGGGGCGCGCGCGTTGACGGCATCGGCGATTTCAATCCGTCGCCGAACGAACAGGAGCTCACCGGCACGTCCAAGAATCTCGGCGTTCGCGCCGGTGTGACGTACGCGTTGCGCGGTGCGTGTGCGGCCGAGTCGGAGAAGTTCGACTGGTCGCTGGCCATTGCGCCGGCCACCGCCACGGTGGCGCGCGGTGCAAGCCGTCAGTTCGCGCTCAGCGCGGCGGACATGAAGCAGCGTCCGATCGAAACCCGCAAGGTGAACAACCTGGTCTGCACGTCCAGCGACGCGAGCGTCGCCACGGTGGACAACACGGGCAACGTGAAGGCCGTCAAGGCCGGCACGGCGACCATCACCTGCAAAGGTCTGGTGAAGAAGCTTGAGCGCAGCACGTCGGCCTCAGTCACCGTACCGCCACCAGCGTGGACGTTTTGCATTGACGCCGCCGGCGCAGACGAAGAACGTAGGTGA
- a CDS encoding OmpA family protein encodes MTPPAQTKNVGETATYTTTATDADGVNLGAATSWASSNPGVASVSNGTVSCVSGGTSTITATKTAYGSSKSATATITRIAPPPPPTAMVRLDSTHFNFDKATVLPAGDALLQTVVDAMKRDASIRVSVEGHTDWYGDESYNNKLATSRATAVMAKLKKLAGKDVAADRFSMAGFGEQCIIVRDGDPDPNPPRPRVSAANKAKQAPNRRVEIWQLLANESGSPSSCRADSQRNGRVPFASMK; translated from the coding sequence TTGACGCCGCCGGCGCAGACGAAGAACGTAGGTGAGACGGCCACGTATACCACCACCGCGACCGATGCGGACGGTGTGAACCTGGGCGCCGCCACCAGCTGGGCATCGTCGAACCCGGGCGTGGCCTCGGTCAGCAACGGCACCGTGAGCTGCGTCAGCGGTGGCACCTCCACCATCACCGCCACCAAGACCGCGTACGGCAGCAGCAAGAGCGCCACGGCCACGATCACCCGCATCGCGCCGCCGCCACCGCCCACGGCCATGGTCCGTCTCGACAGCACGCATTTCAATTTCGACAAGGCCACGGTGTTGCCGGCCGGCGACGCGCTGTTGCAGACCGTTGTCGACGCGATGAAGCGCGACGCGAGCATCCGCGTGTCCGTGGAAGGTCACACGGATTGGTACGGCGACGAGAGCTACAACAACAAGCTCGCCACCAGCCGCGCCACTGCGGTCATGGCGAAGCTCAAGAAGCTGGCCGGCAAGGATGTTGCCGCCGACCGCTTCTCGATGGCTGGCTTCGGCGAACAGTGCATCATCGTCCGCGATGGTGATCCCGATCCGAATCCGCCGCGTCCGCGTGTCTCCGCGGCCAACAAGGCCAAGCAGGCGCCGAACCGCCGCGTGGAAATCTGGCAGTTGCTGGCCAACGAGTCTGGTTCGCCCAGCTCGTGCCGTGCGGATTCGCAGCGCAACGGCCGCGTGCCGTTCGCCTCGATGAAGTAA